A genome region from Nocardiopsis exhalans includes the following:
- the cas7g gene encoding type I-G CRISPR-associated RAMP protein Csb1/Cas7g — translation MSSQFLEMLLAAVGPERPWAGVSAQAEYRPAAGDKVFPPSYPKDRSQEKDNPLADAPYLAEEHWVDGEQRWVVVLDQVPSQANRVETALLEARDEGRIRLPLFELTTSTSRGPVRITSLEMPHRFADAYLRDSQIGGVRFPKTEVGQKIRAVTTQDVRALFEYSPESLLFGGWDSHRKGHQTRFARAYSSSIVGLDPRLGQRQGGRMDPVNLTGAVKDSTKDDWEFMIPGEKKAKTKGEKLSERGLGNIAPNPAHGGVSITGARRAGWLSMAALARLRFGDAPVEAVRLARATLAALALAGDRLAFGGPSVWLRSGCDLIHTGQRLVFEGEGQAREEITLGAGEAIEVFHELCERTAKAGITMSKETIALDPVPALAKAIEYSVAKSDEPGE, via the coding sequence ATGTCCAGTCAGTTCCTGGAGATGTTGCTGGCCGCGGTGGGGCCCGAGCGCCCTTGGGCCGGGGTGTCGGCCCAGGCCGAATACCGTCCCGCCGCAGGCGACAAGGTGTTCCCGCCCTCCTACCCCAAGGACAGGAGCCAGGAGAAGGACAACCCGCTGGCCGATGCGCCCTACCTGGCCGAGGAGCACTGGGTGGACGGCGAGCAGCGGTGGGTCGTGGTGCTGGACCAGGTGCCCAGCCAGGCCAACCGCGTCGAGACCGCCCTGCTGGAGGCCCGTGACGAGGGCCGGATCCGGCTGCCGTTGTTCGAACTCACCACCTCCACCTCGCGTGGTCCGGTGCGGATCACCTCGTTGGAGATGCCGCACCGGTTCGCTGACGCCTACCTGCGCGACAGCCAGATCGGCGGGGTGCGCTTCCCAAAAACGGAGGTGGGGCAGAAGATCCGTGCGGTCACCACGCAGGATGTGCGGGCCCTGTTCGAGTACTCGCCCGAGTCGCTGCTGTTCGGCGGCTGGGACTCCCACCGCAAGGGCCACCAGACCCGGTTCGCCCGCGCCTACTCCTCCTCCATCGTCGGCCTGGACCCGCGCCTGGGCCAGCGCCAGGGCGGGCGGATGGACCCGGTCAACCTCACCGGCGCCGTCAAGGACTCCACGAAGGACGACTGGGAGTTCATGATCCCGGGGGAGAAGAAGGCCAAGACCAAGGGCGAGAAGCTCAGCGAACGCGGCCTCGGCAACATCGCCCCCAACCCCGCCCACGGCGGGGTGTCCATCACCGGCGCCCGGCGCGCAGGATGGCTGTCGATGGCCGCTCTGGCACGGCTGCGTTTCGGTGACGCGCCGGTGGAGGCGGTGCGTCTGGCCCGGGCCACGCTGGCCGCCTTGGCGCTGGCCGGGGACCGGTTGGCGTTCGGTGGGCCCTCGGTATGGCTGCGCTCAGGGTGCGACCTGATCCACACCGGCCAGCGCCTGGTCTTCGAAGGCGAGGGCCAGGCACGTGAAGAGATCACGTTGGGGGCGGGTGAGGCGATCGAGGTCTTCCACGAACTGTGCGAGCGCACCGCCAAGGCCGGCATCACCATGTCGAAGGAGACCATCGCCCTAGACCCGGTTCCGGCACTGGCCAAGGCCATCGAGTACTCGGTGGCCAAGTCCGACGAGCCGGGGGAGTAG
- the csb2 gene encoding type I-G CRISPR-associated protein Csb2, whose translation MPLVMNVRLLQGRYDAADGWRENVEWPPAPSRLFCALVASAPTAEERQALVWLENQGPPQVWAGGLPERARFRSDGYAVTNKTSSKGGSQSLPGRTTAPLTQVSGIPDTDEFAFVWPEADPPAQVEKALAELAWKVPYLGRSTSTVAIRVHTTPAPRPEWTPYTPVALGERATTALGVPYPGYLEALDRAFTQGDSAWDVRRTIGYTTPDTPTVQEPEVVRGPFGTMLVFAFARDVVLPASGELLTLTDKLRDTVMARIGENIPGQVSGHAETGRHHVGFVGLPEVGHRHARGALHGLAVVLPHEVDPVAAEAVRRAVVEEPLTHLNRGYGPIFPLALQTEGSNTKALNPARWSAPGTGSRVWVSATPLMLDRFVRRNSDPTDSIARSVVTAGYPAPSHVQVSQAPLTPGAMLRPRKDTYPPKRPRRWVLHARIEFPEPVVGPVLVGSMRYLGLGLFEPHPTARPRTKADDRARSEEVVDVTG comes from the coding sequence GTGCCGTTGGTGATGAACGTGCGGCTGTTGCAGGGCCGCTATGACGCCGCCGATGGGTGGCGCGAGAACGTAGAATGGCCCCCCGCCCCCTCCCGGCTGTTCTGCGCCCTGGTGGCCTCGGCCCCCACCGCAGAGGAACGACAAGCCCTGGTCTGGTTGGAGAACCAGGGCCCACCCCAGGTGTGGGCAGGGGGCCTGCCCGAGCGGGCGCGGTTCCGTTCGGACGGGTATGCGGTGACCAACAAGACCTCGAGCAAGGGCGGTAGTCAGTCCCTGCCCGGGCGGACCACCGCGCCGTTGACCCAGGTCTCGGGCATCCCGGACACGGACGAGTTCGCGTTCGTGTGGCCCGAGGCCGACCCACCTGCGCAGGTGGAGAAGGCGTTGGCGGAGCTGGCGTGGAAGGTGCCCTACCTGGGCCGGTCCACCAGCACCGTCGCCATCCGCGTCCACACCACCCCCGCCCCGCGGCCGGAGTGGACCCCCTACACCCCCGTGGCGTTGGGCGAGCGGGCCACGACCGCGCTGGGCGTGCCCTACCCGGGCTACCTGGAGGCTTTGGACCGGGCCTTCACCCAAGGGGACAGTGCGTGGGATGTGCGCCGCACGATCGGCTACACCACCCCCGACACCCCCACCGTGCAAGAGCCTGAGGTAGTGCGGGGCCCGTTCGGAACGATGCTGGTGTTCGCCTTCGCACGTGACGTGGTGCTGCCTGCTTCCGGTGAGCTGTTGACGTTGACCGACAAGCTCCGCGACACGGTGATGGCACGCATCGGTGAGAACATCCCCGGGCAGGTGTCCGGGCACGCCGAGACGGGCCGTCACCACGTGGGCTTTGTGGGGTTGCCCGAGGTCGGCCACCGCCACGCCCGCGGTGCCCTGCACGGCCTGGCGGTGGTGCTGCCCCACGAGGTGGACCCCGTCGCCGCTGAGGCGGTACGCCGGGCTGTGGTGGAGGAGCCGTTGACCCATCTCAACCGCGGCTACGGACCCATCTTCCCCCTCGCGCTGCAGACAGAAGGCTCCAACACCAAGGCGTTGAATCCGGCTCGCTGGAGCGCTCCTGGGACGGGCTCGCGGGTGTGGGTGAGCGCGACCCCGCTGATGCTGGACCGGTTCGTGCGCCGCAACAGCGACCCCACCGACAGCATCGCCCGCTCCGTGGTGACCGCGGGCTACCCCGCCCCCTCGCACGTGCAGGTCTCCCAGGCCCCGTTGACCCCGGGGGCGATGCTGCGCCCCCGCAAGGACACCTACCCCCCAAAGCGGCCCCGGCGTTGGGTGCTGCACGCCCGCATCGAGTTCCCCGAACCCGTGGTGGGCCCTGTCCTGGTCGGATCGATGCGCTATCTGGGTCTGGGGTTGTTCGAACCCCACCCCACAGCTCGCCCCCGCACCAAGGCCGATGACCGTGCCCGTTCGGAGGAGGTTGTCGATGTCACCGGCTGA
- the cas3g gene encoding type I-G CRISPR-associated helicase/endonuclease Cas3g, with protein MSPAELPTFTAFFKAVHGHGPFPWQAALADRLLAGEDWPEAVDVPTGLGKTSLLDIALYTAAAGAVDRRRRVFFIVDRRLVVDEAFEHANVIAGLLNGHTPAGVDRTAADLAVLAAIADRLRQPEDQGPVVEVTRMRGGTTWSWQWIQRPDRHALVVGTVDQIGSRLFLRGYGVSDRLRPIDAALVGTDSLILVDEAHLAQAMLTSIDAATVDQPEHRLARPRVVQMSATVKDGAARRTHSIGEADHAHPVASRRLTSPRWMHLVEPHKATKKNASQVITAQLASWAQALAAAQPMAGPVVLVVCNTVARARAVFTALAQAQIAPERRVLLIGRSRPADRQRLMDTFYDRIQVKRKHGRESEPLYVVATQTVEVGANIDADVLLSESASMTALIQRLGRLARTPETRETPATTGSEWGWRAPAVIVHDPSVEDEDPVYGAARQGTWRLLSRLCPPLAATPKQACTVEDLGTGIEVSPAALKELLAQATGEERAALQEAAKAPPVMHPGVMRSWEHTSPTPVTDPPVAPFLHGLDTRDPDVTVLWREDIDPATCLDTTGKVAQAVVERLRLVPPSSDEQLQVSLTALRRWRNSDHVAAGQIADLETGPVRDVEEVAEQEFVLRYRGHRDLERITLNQVRPGDTVILPSTFGGCDRYGWAPQHHTGPVVDVADLASRRGFPTVRLDQRLIHTVGLVEANDASAPAQALRQALHELLAVQDAFEETGRAPEPGDYRAALEQVNALIQEQRLQHPLATNLTRLAHAAKNRSLLVKILPAESTEPHTPDPGVEVEQESLRGRVVLAARRVLRGGDTDEASASTTDESEPVWLDDHQDQVARQAAAFARNIGLPGTEVHAVYLAGLYHDEGKRDPRFQTILRGGLPLPAAQAQSGQVLAKSLQAPTDPTAREQALRTSGYPPGTRHEGLSARIAQHHLDSHGLDEQVRDLVLHLVASHHGHSRPLLPPVPDPAPVQVPIPGTDTTVDTADLLDWRSPARFARLNHTHGRWKLTLLEAVVRMADMWCSAGQPVTTTTHTPPRPHQHPTPAATAAEAHTVTLPALDGRDPLGFLTSLGVLRLLHQHLGPGRVRLSFDALMVTAQITSPLGDVEQISAALHRIVQDIPTGGALPQVQAAWPPQIGVGKDPLRVPRQHLQELRDRARQLGGEHAPAWLHTIVTDLATDNDGRVVLTPFMAPAGGQKAATFFSKPLELVLKDPKVLHQALTGWQRLEGCTGENLDHRAIRTAVDTTTGASTPNGVPGATWLATQALPLLPLSGDGKYLRSGLWYRHNRQRIMLWPVWKHPLDLDSVQALLTHPNLTPQPADQPTLRLDRKGLAPLGVLTVAAAHRRPIPGGKSAGVLTPMPVNLF; from the coding sequence ATGTCACCGGCTGAACTGCCCACGTTCACCGCGTTCTTCAAGGCCGTACACGGACACGGCCCCTTCCCCTGGCAAGCCGCTCTCGCTGACCGGCTCCTGGCCGGTGAGGACTGGCCCGAGGCGGTGGACGTGCCCACCGGGCTGGGCAAGACCAGCCTGCTCGACATCGCCCTGTACACCGCCGCAGCCGGTGCGGTCGACCGACGTCGCCGCGTGTTCTTCATCGTCGACCGCCGCCTGGTGGTGGATGAGGCCTTTGAGCACGCCAACGTGATCGCCGGCCTACTCAACGGACACACACCAGCGGGTGTTGACCGCACCGCCGCCGACCTCGCCGTCCTGGCGGCGATTGCCGATCGGTTGCGCCAGCCCGAGGACCAGGGCCCGGTCGTGGAGGTCACGCGGATGCGGGGCGGCACCACCTGGTCCTGGCAGTGGATCCAACGCCCCGACCGCCACGCCCTGGTGGTGGGGACCGTCGACCAGATCGGCTCCCGCCTGTTCCTACGCGGCTACGGCGTCTCCGACCGGCTGCGCCCCATCGACGCGGCCCTGGTGGGCACCGACAGTCTCATCCTGGTCGATGAGGCCCACCTGGCCCAGGCCATGCTCACCAGCATCGACGCCGCCACCGTCGACCAGCCCGAGCACCGGCTCGCCCGGCCGCGTGTGGTGCAGATGTCAGCCACCGTCAAAGACGGTGCCGCCCGCCGGACCCACTCCATCGGCGAGGCCGACCACGCCCACCCGGTGGCCTCGCGCCGGTTGACCTCGCCGCGGTGGATGCACCTGGTCGAACCACACAAGGCCACCAAGAAGAACGCCTCACAGGTCATCACCGCCCAGCTCGCCTCCTGGGCCCAGGCGCTGGCCGCAGCCCAGCCCATGGCCGGCCCGGTGGTGCTGGTGGTGTGCAACACCGTCGCTCGAGCCCGAGCGGTCTTCACCGCCCTGGCCCAGGCACAGATCGCCCCCGAGCGGAGGGTGTTGTTGATCGGTCGCAGCCGCCCCGCGGACCGGCAACGCCTCATGGACACCTTCTACGACCGCATCCAGGTCAAACGCAAGCACGGTCGGGAGAGCGAGCCGCTGTACGTGGTCGCCACCCAGACGGTGGAGGTGGGCGCCAACATCGACGCCGATGTGCTGCTGAGCGAATCAGCGTCCATGACCGCCCTCATCCAACGCCTGGGACGGCTGGCCCGCACCCCCGAAACCCGCGAAACCCCCGCCACCACTGGCAGTGAGTGGGGCTGGCGTGCTCCCGCGGTCATCGTCCACGACCCTTCCGTAGAGGACGAGGACCCCGTCTACGGGGCTGCCCGCCAGGGCACCTGGCGCTTGCTGTCCCGCCTGTGCCCGCCCCTGGCCGCCACCCCCAAGCAGGCCTGCACTGTGGAGGACCTGGGTACCGGGATCGAGGTCTCACCCGCGGCCCTCAAGGAGCTGCTCGCCCAGGCCACCGGGGAAGAGCGGGCCGCCCTGCAAGAGGCGGCCAAAGCGCCGCCGGTGATGCACCCGGGGGTGATGCGGTCCTGGGAACACACCAGCCCCACCCCCGTGACCGACCCACCCGTGGCGCCGTTCCTGCACGGACTCGACACCCGCGACCCCGACGTCACCGTGCTCTGGCGCGAGGACATAGATCCCGCCACCTGCCTGGACACGACCGGGAAGGTCGCCCAGGCGGTGGTCGAGCGGCTGCGGCTGGTACCGCCCAGCAGCGACGAACAACTCCAGGTCTCCCTGACCGCTCTGCGCCGCTGGCGCAACAGCGACCACGTCGCGGCCGGCCAGATCGCCGACCTCGAAACAGGCCCGGTCCGGGACGTGGAGGAGGTGGCTGAGCAGGAGTTCGTGCTGCGCTACCGCGGCCACCGCGACCTGGAACGCATCACCCTGAACCAGGTCCGCCCAGGAGACACCGTCATCCTGCCCAGTACTTTCGGCGGATGCGACCGCTACGGATGGGCGCCCCAGCACCACACCGGGCCCGTCGTGGACGTGGCCGACCTGGCCTCACGCCGCGGCTTCCCCACCGTGCGCCTGGACCAGCGCCTGATCCACACCGTCGGCTTGGTCGAGGCGAACGATGCCAGCGCACCCGCCCAGGCCCTACGACAAGCACTCCACGAACTGCTCGCGGTCCAGGACGCCTTCGAAGAGACGGGCCGGGCCCCCGAACCAGGCGACTACCGAGCCGCTCTGGAACAGGTCAACGCACTCATCCAAGAGCAACGCCTACAGCATCCGCTGGCCACGAACCTGACCCGGCTCGCCCACGCCGCCAAGAACCGCAGCCTGCTCGTGAAAATCCTGCCCGCTGAGAGCACGGAGCCCCACACCCCCGACCCCGGGGTTGAGGTGGAACAGGAGTCGCTGCGGGGAAGGGTCGTGCTGGCCGCACGCAGGGTGCTGCGCGGCGGCGACACTGACGAGGCTTCGGCCTCCACCACCGACGAATCCGAACCGGTGTGGTTGGACGATCACCAGGACCAGGTCGCCCGCCAGGCCGCGGCCTTCGCTCGCAACATCGGCCTGCCCGGAACCGAGGTGCACGCCGTCTACCTGGCGGGCCTGTACCACGACGAGGGTAAACGCGACCCCCGCTTCCAAACGATCCTGCGCGGCGGCCTCCCCCTGCCCGCCGCGCAAGCACAGTCAGGGCAGGTGCTCGCCAAGTCACTCCAGGCCCCTACCGACCCGACCGCACGCGAGCAGGCACTGCGCACCTCGGGCTACCCGCCCGGCACACGCCATGAAGGGCTCTCCGCCCGCATCGCCCAACACCACCTGGACTCCCACGGCCTCGACGAACAGGTACGGGATCTGGTGTTGCACCTGGTGGCCTCCCACCACGGCCACTCCCGCCCCCTGCTGCCACCGGTACCCGACCCCGCACCCGTCCAGGTACCCATCCCGGGCACCGACACCACAGTGGACACCGCGGACCTGTTGGACTGGCGCTCCCCAGCCCGGTTCGCCCGCCTCAACCACACGCATGGACGGTGGAAGCTGACCTTGCTGGAAGCGGTGGTGCGCATGGCCGACATGTGGTGCTCGGCCGGACAACCGGTCACCACCACAACGCACACCCCACCCCGGCCCCACCAGCACCCCACCCCCGCCGCCACAGCGGCCGAGGCGCACACGGTGACGTTGCCGGCCCTGGACGGACGCGACCCCTTGGGCTTCCTCACCAGCCTGGGCGTGCTGCGCCTACTCCACCAACACCTCGGCCCAGGCCGAGTACGGCTCTCGTTCGACGCGTTGATGGTCACCGCGCAGATCACCAGCCCACTCGGCGACGTGGAACAGATCAGCGCTGCCCTGCACCGCATCGTCCAAGACATCCCCACGGGCGGGGCTCTCCCGCAGGTGCAGGCGGCCTGGCCACCCCAGATCGGTGTCGGCAAAGACCCCCTGCGTGTTCCCCGCCAACACTTGCAGGAGCTGCGAGACCGGGCCCGACAGCTGGGTGGTGAACACGCCCCGGCCTGGTTGCACACCATCGTCACCGACCTGGCCACCGACAACGACGGCCGCGTCGTGCTCACACCCTTCATGGCACCCGCGGGCGGGCAGAAGGCCGCCACGTTCTTTTCCAAACCCCTGGAACTGGTCCTCAAAGACCCCAAGGTCCTGCACCAGGCCCTGACGGGTTGGCAGCGTCTGGAGGGGTGCACCGGGGAGAACCTCGACCACCGAGCCATCCGCACCGCGGTGGACACCACCACCGGCGCCTCCACACCCAACGGGGTACCCGGCGCGACCTGGCTGGCCACCCAAGCCCTACCGCTGCTGCCGCTGTCCGGCGATGGCAAATACCTGCGCTCAGGCCTGTGGTACCGCCACAACCGGCAACGCATCATGCTCTGGCCCGTATGGAAACACCCCTTGGACCTGGACAGCGTCCAAGCCCTTCTCACCCACCCGAACCTGACACCTCAGCCCGCGGATCAGCCGACCCTCCGTCTGGACCGGAAGGGCCTGGCCCCGTTGGGTGTGCTCACCGTCGCCGCCGCGCACCGCCGCCCCATCCCGGGCGGAAAGTCCGCAGGCGTACTCACACCGATGCCCGTCAACCTGTTCTGA